A DNA window from Aspergillus nidulans FGSC A4 chromosome I contains the following coding sequences:
- a CDS encoding uncharacterized protein (transcript_id=CADANIAT00007356), producing MVLNHLAAPILTTAPKGAQDSSLPRDEPCDPNVPDQRLSINRPCIYERRLPGNAYITAHVQRLQHGHYSTSAVSDRDFDHVDFLAVNFVFHSPDTRNHRFKAATIRASLRYPGYSNRGSVSPPGPHRKTNHPHFLKHAPHFLHGSIVPETLQWNYSLSGSLGVAQLPLFASLSPAAGLNGRFNRYEMMRIQGSVRSKNGIPASQIVWTMEENTLQRSGLPREFTFAMLIAKPGAESRVQFVLEIEPVLQCWILGQYPGWWVKLWKRYRAARRKRGVDFRVSIGQRFGDELKPRSHTYSGLSRRGFNFAKLVAGLDEYVTLSGGRVMAAAGGSFIPQKPDSTMPLPPPIEDPAPAPNPYPLPMPYPGQRPVDGVPYPFPMPPGQVYEPGRAPEQESRQPRHQSRRQHSTPLRPREERAWDRESSELHTILTNAPKVPARTSSSGQGSTSRAKSRQGYRQHQKYWR from the exons ATGGTGCTAAACCATCTCGCAGCGCCGATTCTCACCACTGCGCCGAAGGGAGCACAGGATTCAAGCCTACCAAGAGACGAACCGTGCGACCCAAACGTTCCCGACCAGCgcctcagcatcaacagACCCTGCATCTACGAGCGTCGCCTCCCTGGAAACGCCTATATAACAGCCCACGTTCAGCGCCTCCAGCACGGTCACTACTCAACCTCTGCTGTTTCAGACCGTGACTTCGACCATGTTGACTTCCTCGCCGTCAACTTTGTCTTTCATTCGCCAGACACCAGGAATCACCGCTTCAAGGCAGCGACAATCCGCGCATCTCTGCGGTATCCCGGCTACAGCAACAGAGGCAGTGTAAGTCCCCCCGGGCCTCATCGAAAAACAAACCACCCGCACTTCCTCAAACACGCGCCGCACTTTCTCCACGGCTCCATTGTCCCGGAAACTCTGCAATGGAACTATAGTCTTTCAGGCTCGTTAGGCGTCGCACAGCTCCCGCTTTTCGCATCCCtctcgccagcagcaggtCTGAATGGGCGCTTCAACCGCTATGAGATGATGCGTATTCAGGGCTCTGTGCGGAGCAAAAACGGGATCCCCGCTAGTCAGATCGTATGGACTATGGAGGAAAATACTCTGCAGCGCTCGGGATTACCGCGGGAATTCACGTTCGCCATGTTGATTGCGAAGCCGGGGGCTGAGAGCCGGGTGCAGTTTGTGCTTGAGATTGAGCCCGTGCTGCAGTGTTGGATCTTGGGCCAGTACCCGGGCTGGTGGGTGAAGCTGTGGAAGAGATATCGAGCCGCTAGACGGAAGAGGGGTGTGGATTTTCGGGTTAGTATTGGGCAGCGGTTTGGAGACGAGTTGAAGCCGAGATCGCACACGTATTCGGGGCTGTCGAGGAGAGGGTTCAATTTTGCGAAGTTGGTTGCTGGGTTGGACGAGTACGTAACATTATCAGGGGGCAGGGTTATG GCAGCGGCTGGAGGGAGTTTCATTCCGCAAAAGCCAGACAGCACAATGCcactgccgccgccgatagAAGACCCAGCACCGGCCCCAAACCCCTACCCATTGCCAATGCCATATCCAGGCCAGCGACCAGTAGACGGAGTCCCATACCCTTTTCCAATGCCACCTGGACAGGTTTATGAGCCAGGACGAGCCCCTGAGCAAGAATCACGACAACCCCGTCACCAATCCCGACGACAACACTCTACACCTCTTCGACCCCGCGAAGAGAGAGCATGGGACAGAGAATCGAGTGAGTTGCATACGATCCTCACGAATGCACCGAAAGTGCCtgccaggaccagcagcagcggacAGGGCAGTACTTCGCGCGCCAAGTCACGGCAGGGATATCGGCAGCATCAGAAATACTGGCGATGA
- a CDS encoding cardiolipin synthase (transcript_id=CADANIAT00007357), whose translation MFNGHPKDLAQFPPEAANGSSGYSKEGQRRNPTQKNQSLFHPDPSPGCLVLTVCRPKKSPILSRIPLPTAHENIYTIPNILTFSRLVAAPLVGYFLVHEHHAAALALFAYAGITDLVDGYIARRYNLQTVVGTIIDPMADKLLMTIGVACLAVNGSIPGVVWLAVIILGRDVGLAISAFYYRWISLPPPKTMARYWDFSLPSAEVKPTGISKVNTALQLLLVGSAIALPVVPEAKSTISRRVFMFGRTGKLWRYK comes from the exons ATGTTCAATGGCCATCC AAAAGACCTGGCTCAATTCCCACCAGAGGCTGCCAATGGGTCTTCAGGCTACAGCAAAGAGGGTCAGCGAAGAAACCCGACGCAGAAAAACCAGAGTCTGTTTCACCCTGACCCCAGCCCCGGCTGCTTGGTCCTGACTGTGTGTAGGCCGAAGAAATCGCCTATCCTCTCACGGATTCCGCTTCCTACTGCACATGAGAATATCTACACCATCCCTAACATTCTCACCTTTTCTCGCCTGGTCGCTGCGCCTCTGGTTGGCTACTTCCTGGTGCATGAGCACCATGCGGcagctttggctttgttTGCCTACGCAGGCATCACAGACCTCGTTGACGGTTATATTGCACGGCGATATAACCTCCAGACCGTTGTTGGCACGATTATTGACCCGATGGCGGATAAGCTGCTGATGACGATTGGCGTCGCTTGTCTTGCCGTTAACGGGTCGATACCTG GCGTAGTATGGCTCGCCGTGATCATTCTCGGTCGGGACGTTGGTCTCGCGATTTCCGCATTCTACTACCGTTGGATTTCGCTTCCGCCGCCAAAGACCATGGCCCGGTACTGGGACTTTTCGCTCCCGTCTGCGGAGGTGAAGCCAACTGGGATCTCGAAAGTCAACACAGCGTTGCAGCTGCTGCTTGTGGGAAGCGCGATAGCTCTTCCCGTTGTCCCGGAAGC TAAGTCTACCATTTCCCGCCGTGTTTTTATGTTTGGGCGCACAGGGAAGCTCTGGCGGTACAAGTAG